From the genome of Chloroflexota bacterium, one region includes:
- a CDS encoding phosphoadenylyl-sulfate reductase has product MALSAQAVADVELPDSQPTADSAEIEAAARRLETAAPEDVLRWTVERFGSDVAVSCSFGGPSGIVLVDMLARLALLDQVDVYVVDTGLLFQETHALRAEVERRYGFTATVFAPALNLEEQAAAHGDALWTRDPNACCAMRRVAPNREALSRRGAWIAGLRRDQSPTRANTPVVAWNDRHDLVKVAPLANWTEAMVWNYVRRYDIPVNALHAQGYPSLGCTPCTTPARDGEDLRAGRWRGSDKTECGLHWQI; this is encoded by the coding sequence ATGGCGCTGTCCGCCCAGGCCGTGGCAGACGTCGAGCTGCCAGATTCCCAGCCGACCGCCGATTCGGCTGAGATCGAGGCCGCCGCGCGACGCCTCGAGACGGCGGCGCCCGAGGACGTCCTCCGTTGGACGGTCGAACGGTTCGGTTCCGACGTGGCGGTCTCCTGCTCCTTCGGCGGCCCCAGCGGCATCGTGTTGGTGGACATGCTGGCTCGGCTGGCGCTGCTCGACCAGGTCGACGTGTACGTCGTCGATACAGGGCTGCTGTTCCAAGAAACCCACGCGCTGCGCGCCGAGGTCGAGCGCCGCTATGGCTTCACGGCCACGGTCTTCGCGCCGGCCCTGAACCTGGAGGAGCAAGCCGCGGCCCACGGCGACGCCCTGTGGACGCGCGACCCGAACGCCTGCTGCGCCATGCGCCGCGTGGCGCCCAATCGAGAGGCGCTCAGCCGGCGGGGCGCCTGGATCGCCGGGCTCCGCCGCGACCAGTCGCCCACCCGCGCGAACACGCCGGTGGTGGCCTGGAACGACCGTCACGACCTCGTCAAGGTCGCGCCGCTGGCGAACTGGACCGAAGCCATGGTCTGGAACTACGTCCGCCGCTACGACATACCCGTCAACGCCCTCCACGCCCAGGGCTACCCCAGCCTCGGCTGCACCCCTTGCACCACCCCGGCCCGCGATGGCGAAGACCTCCGGGCCGGACGCTGGCGCGGCTCCGACAAGACCGAGTGCGGGCTGCACTGGCAAATCTGA
- a CDS encoding DMT family transporter yields MAPRRGDARLSASAWRGIAMSVTAAFLFMWSGAVTRLTVPASPAVVTFGRLAVAVAVVLLITMALRRPLRPALSLRHAVLGVTLYLHFYLFTVAAQTSTVAHALSITYTAPIFVAAGSALLLREPPSRTQLAGVVAAVVGIGILAGFDPGEAGVSLLGDLAALGSAVTLAAYVLAGRWLRRANPLETYVSGVYGWAALAALPGAAVTLNVAALGDAWLWIVLLGIGPLAIGHTLINAALRRLPATVPNVIAAQEVPAGVLIGVWLVQEVPGPTTLIGGLIALAGVIAVISGTPAARSRSASSTRE; encoded by the coding sequence ATGGCTCCGCGACGAGGAGATGCGCGACTGAGCGCAAGCGCCTGGCGGGGCATCGCCATGTCGGTGACCGCGGCCTTTCTCTTCATGTGGAGCGGCGCCGTCACCCGGCTCACCGTCCCCGCGTCGCCGGCCGTGGTGACCTTCGGGCGCTTAGCCGTGGCGGTGGCGGTGGTGCTCCTCATCACCATGGCGCTGCGCCGCCCGCTGCGGCCGGCCCTCAGCCTGCGCCACGCCGTGCTGGGGGTGACGCTCTATCTGCACTTCTACTTGTTTACCGTGGCCGCGCAGACCTCGACCGTCGCCCACGCGCTCTCCATCACCTATACAGCCCCGATATTCGTCGCGGCCGGCTCGGCGCTGCTGCTGCGCGAGCCGCCCTCGCGCACTCAGCTGGCCGGCGTCGTCGCCGCCGTGGTGGGCATCGGAATCCTCGCCGGCTTCGACCCGGGCGAGGCCGGCGTCTCGCTGCTCGGCGACCTGGCGGCGCTGGGGTCGGCCGTTACGTTGGCGGCCTACGTCCTGGCGGGACGCTGGCTGCGCCGTGCGAATCCGTTGGAAACCTACGTTTCCGGCGTCTACGGCTGGGCGGCCCTCGCGGCGCTTCCCGGCGCCGCGGTCACCCTGAACGTCGCCGCCCTCGGGGATGCGTGGCTGTGGATCGTGCTGCTCGGCATCGGGCCGCTGGCGATTGGCCACACGCTCATCAACGCCGCCTTGCGCCGGCTGCCCGCCACCGTGCCCAATGTCATCGCGGCGCAGGAAGTACCCGCGGGGGTCCTCATCGGCGTCTGGCTCGTGCAGGAAGTGCCCGGGCCGACGACGCTCATCGGCGGCCTCATCGCGCTTGCCGGCGTGATCGCGGTTATCTCGGGCACGCCCGCCGCCCGGAGCCGCTCGGCCTCGTCGACGCGCGAGTGA
- the cobA gene encoding uroporphyrinogen-III C-methyltransferase: MTAQPGTVHLVGAGPGDPGLITVRGRQILQSADVVVYDRLVAPELLESARPDAKRVSAGKSPGGRGPSQARINAQIIEHARAGRSVCRLKGGDPFVFGRGAEEIAEVAAAGIPWDVVPGVTSAVAAPAAAGIPLTHRDWASTATLVTGHEGESKDGAPVDWTAVAAAGGTIVILMGVATLPTTCEQLIAAGRPSSEPVAVIERATWPEERITLGTLADIAETAEQRAVRNPAVVVVGSVVRALRGGST, translated from the coding sequence GTGACCGCGCAACCCGGCACCGTGCACCTGGTGGGCGCCGGCCCCGGCGATCCCGGGCTCATCACCGTGCGCGGCCGGCAGATTTTGCAGAGCGCCGACGTGGTGGTGTACGACCGACTCGTCGCCCCGGAACTGCTGGAATCCGCCAGGCCCGACGCTAAGCGCGTTTCCGCCGGCAAGTCTCCCGGAGGCCGTGGGCCGTCACAGGCCCGGATCAATGCGCAGATCATCGAGCATGCGCGAGCCGGGCGGTCCGTCTGCCGGCTCAAGGGCGGCGATCCGTTTGTGTTCGGCCGCGGCGCGGAGGAGATTGCGGAAGTGGCGGCTGCCGGGATCCCCTGGGACGTCGTGCCGGGCGTGACCTCGGCCGTCGCCGCGCCCGCCGCGGCCGGCATTCCGTTGACCCATCGCGACTGGGCCTCCACTGCAACGCTGGTCACGGGTCACGAGGGCGAATCCAAGGACGGCGCACCGGTCGACTGGACCGCGGTCGCCGCCGCCGGTGGCACCATCGTCATCCTCATGGGCGTCGCCACGTTGCCAACGACGTGCGAGCAGCTCATCGCCGCCGGGCGCCCCTCGTCGGAGCCGGTGGCCGTCATCGAGCGGGCCACCTGGCCCGAGGAGCGAATCACCCTCGGCACGTTGGCCGATATCGCCGAAACTGCCGAGCAGCGCGCCGTGCGCAACCCGGCGGTTGTCGTCGTGGGCTCGGTGGTTCGGGCATTGCGGGGCGGATCGACATGA
- a CDS encoding HNH endonuclease signature motif containing protein, which produces MALFLGRLSSDEQNDLRKKLHESQGGNCFICGKPIDLVLHAAAIDVDHIEPTSAGGKDSPENFALTHDRCNRSKQASDLRVARVLARFSSLADQSAQDDRSFNLGDLLAHYGGGKHDLAVTLSGESLKTSYPLVGSHEIECFPIYTDKISGFRSSFINLPIEYLHHDDHINPRAIGVNLRKLVVEFYKGLPQLHISLGWIDTTQGDHVKVKLFDGQHKAAAQILLGARTLPVRVFVDPDTDVLLTANTNAGTTLRQVAFDKSVQRSLGSSILSNRIDRYREERRLNPDDESFSEQDLVNHFKGERRQMQRYVLDRVRDSITMDPKNKLRDYIEYGGRSTGRPLSYSAIERTFYQFFIYPRMLPTPFNYKFEDGANPRQLEIDQIVRLMNMVADEIYLGQFDPNRGTRRIEIDVQKGSDIAEDHLRAFRMSKEEILHNWVRLSRSVVLQYFLNTGRPVTDDNRVFQREVPEVCWGNIRNFIGALKRLPLWVNKDLSLSLFGTKRNNDYWAEIFDSGDTPEGARVMPSGGLDLLEMIRGDE; this is translated from the coding sequence GTGGCACTCTTCCTGGGCCGCCTATCCAGCGACGAACAAAACGATCTACGCAAGAAGCTTCACGAGTCCCAGGGCGGAAACTGTTTCATTTGCGGCAAGCCCATTGACTTAGTGCTTCACGCCGCCGCGATTGACGTCGACCACATCGAACCGACCAGTGCCGGCGGGAAAGACTCTCCGGAGAACTTCGCCCTCACCCACGACCGCTGCAACCGATCAAAGCAGGCCAGCGATCTCCGAGTGGCCCGAGTTCTTGCCAGATTCAGCAGCCTTGCGGACCAATCGGCTCAAGATGACCGCTCATTCAACCTTGGGGATCTCCTGGCGCACTATGGAGGCGGTAAACACGATCTGGCAGTGACGTTGAGCGGCGAGTCACTTAAGACCTCCTACCCGCTCGTAGGATCCCATGAAATCGAATGCTTCCCGATCTATACGGACAAGATTTCCGGCTTTCGTTCATCATTCATCAACCTCCCAATAGAATACTTGCATCATGACGACCACATAAACCCACGTGCAATTGGCGTCAATTTGCGAAAACTCGTCGTGGAGTTCTACAAGGGACTGCCGCAACTCCATATATCACTCGGCTGGATCGACACAACTCAAGGCGACCACGTCAAGGTCAAGCTCTTCGACGGCCAGCACAAGGCTGCCGCCCAGATTCTCCTAGGTGCCCGCACCCTACCAGTCAGGGTCTTCGTCGACCCCGACACTGACGTCCTTCTGACAGCCAACACCAATGCCGGAACCACCCTGCGGCAGGTCGCTTTCGACAAATCCGTACAGCGAAGTTTGGGAAGCTCCATACTGAGCAATCGGATCGACCGATATCGTGAAGAACGCCGCCTCAACCCCGATGACGAGAGTTTCTCGGAACAAGACCTCGTAAACCACTTCAAGGGCGAGCGACGCCAGATGCAGAGATACGTCCTCGACCGAGTGCGTGACAGCATCACCATGGACCCAAAGAATAAGCTGCGAGACTACATAGAGTACGGAGGCCGTAGTACCGGCAGGCCGCTAAGTTACAGTGCTATCGAGAGAACATTTTACCAATTCTTCATCTATCCGCGAATGCTGCCAACACCATTCAACTATAAGTTTGAGGATGGAGCAAACCCGCGCCAATTGGAGATTGATCAGATTGTCAGGCTGATGAATATGGTCGCTGATGAAATATATCTAGGTCAATTTGACCCTAACCGCGGAACACGGCGAATAGAGATTGATGTTCAGAAGGGGAGTGACATTGCGGAGGATCACCTTCGCGCATTCCGGATGTCAAAGGAAGAGATTCTTCACAATTGGGTGAGGTTATCGCGTTCTGTTGTGCTGCAATACTTCTTGAATACAGGGCGGCCAGTGACCGACGACAACAGAGTATTTCAACGGGAAGTGCCTGAGGTCTGTTGGGGCAATATCAGAAACTTCATCGGTGCCCTCAAGCGTCTTCCGCTTTGGGTAAACAAAGACTTGTCGCTTTCGCTGTTTGGCACCAAACGAAACAATGACTACTGGGCCGAAATCTTCGATTCCGGCGACACGCCAGAGGGTGCCCGCGTGATGCCGTCGGGGGGCCTTGACCTGCTTGAGATGATTCGGGGCGACGAGTAG
- the hemB gene encoding porphobilinogen synthase has protein sequence MAANESRTEDWVPPVVRPRRLRATASLRRMLRETRLSADQFVYPLFVAPGSGVVEPIDAMPGQFIRSVDRVVDEARRVGDLGIPAVLLFGRASTKDAQGSEASSSDGAVQRAVAAIKAAAPELTVITDVCLCAYTDHGHCGIVVKEQIDNDRSVARLVDTALSHAEAGADLVAPSDMMDGRVGAIRAALDAAGHANVGILAYAAKAASAFYGPFREAADSAPAFGDRRSYQLDPANAREALREVDLDVAEGADIVMVKPALVNLDIVARVRDRVTVPIAAYFVSGEYAAIKAAAAQGWLDERAAALEALTAIVRAGAQIVVTYFAPDAAQWLRDEEMRD, from the coding sequence ATGGCTGCTAATGAGTCTCGAACCGAAGACTGGGTTCCGCCGGTCGTGCGCCCACGTCGGCTGCGCGCCACCGCCTCCCTGCGACGGATGCTGCGCGAGACGCGGCTCTCCGCCGATCAGTTCGTCTATCCGTTGTTCGTGGCTCCTGGCAGCGGCGTCGTCGAACCCATCGACGCCATGCCGGGACAGTTCATCCGCTCGGTCGATCGTGTCGTGGACGAGGCGCGCCGCGTCGGGGACCTGGGAATTCCGGCCGTCCTGCTATTCGGCCGCGCGTCCACCAAGGACGCGCAGGGCAGTGAGGCCTCGTCGTCGGACGGTGCCGTCCAGCGCGCCGTGGCCGCCATCAAGGCGGCGGCGCCGGAGCTGACGGTGATCACCGACGTATGCCTCTGCGCGTACACCGACCACGGGCATTGCGGCATTGTCGTCAAGGAGCAGATCGACAACGATCGGTCCGTGGCGCGCCTCGTGGACACGGCGTTGTCGCACGCGGAGGCGGGCGCGGACCTGGTGGCGCCTTCCGACATGATGGACGGCCGCGTTGGAGCCATTCGCGCCGCTCTCGACGCCGCCGGCCACGCCAACGTCGGCATTTTGGCCTACGCGGCCAAGGCCGCCAGCGCCTTCTACGGCCCGTTTCGCGAGGCCGCCGACTCCGCGCCGGCGTTTGGCGACCGCCGCAGCTATCAGCTGGACCCCGCCAACGCGCGCGAGGCCCTGCGCGAGGTCGATCTGGATGTGGCCGAAGGCGCCGACATCGTCATGGTGAAGCCGGCACTGGTAAACCTGGACATCGTGGCGCGCGTGCGCGACCGGGTCACGGTGCCGATCGCCGCGTACTTCGTGAGCGGTGAATACGCCGCCATCAAGGCCGCCGCTGCTCAGGGCTGGCTCGACGAGCGCGCCGCGGCGCTCGAAGCCCTCACCGCCATCGTCCGGGCTGGCGCCCAGATCGTCGTGACTTACTTCGCGCCGGACGCGGCCCAATGGCTCCGCGACGAGGAGATGCGCGACTGA
- the cysC gene encoding adenylyl-sulfate kinase: MNPDGVTIWFTGLSGAGKTTLADLLAPELEARGHRVEKLDGDVIRTHLSKGLGFSKEDRDTNIRRIGWVSAMGTRLGGTMIVSAISPYRDVRREVRAMTPAFFEVYVQCPLDELVRRDPKGLYKKALAGEIDNFTGVSDPYEQPEHPEVVVNTAGETPHASLEKILTALERHGHLADSLEPLAPAVAGAVR; the protein is encoded by the coding sequence ATGAATCCTGACGGCGTGACCATTTGGTTCACCGGCCTCTCCGGCGCCGGTAAGACCACCCTTGCCGACCTATTGGCGCCTGAGCTGGAAGCGCGCGGCCATCGCGTCGAGAAGCTCGACGGCGACGTGATCCGCACGCACCTGAGCAAGGGCCTGGGATTCTCCAAGGAGGATCGCGACACCAACATCCGGCGCATCGGCTGGGTGTCGGCCATGGGCACCCGCCTGGGCGGCACGATGATCGTCTCGGCCATCTCGCCCTATCGCGACGTCCGCCGCGAAGTCCGCGCCATGACCCCCGCGTTCTTCGAGGTCTACGTCCAGTGCCCGCTCGATGAGCTGGTGCGGCGCGATCCCAAGGGCCTCTACAAGAAGGCGCTGGCCGGCGAGATCGACAACTTCACCGGCGTTTCGGATCCCTACGAGCAGCCGGAGCACCCGGAAGTGGTGGTGAACACCGCCGGCGAAACGCCGCACGCGTCGCTGGAAAAGATTCTGACTGCGCTGGAACGCCATGGGCACCTCGCCGACAGCCTGGAGCCGCTGGCGCCCGCGGTCGCGGGAGCAGTCCGATGA
- the hemC gene encoding hydroxymethylbilane synthase, producing MSRAAPSVLRVATRGTPLARAQTGLVIDALRRVHPQVQCEPVVVRTAGDADTARPITALGERGVFTKALQDALLEGRADLAVHSYKDLPTEPAPGLAIAAVPTRGDPREALVAGPVRSLTDLAPGATLGTGSPRRGAQALRRRPDLNIVPLRGSVGTRVAAQREGRIHATIMAVAGLRRAGLDAAISAVLEPPDFLPAPAQAALAVEAPADRPEVLALVAQIEDAATRAATTAERTFLHDLQGGCSLPAAALAAVNGDELVLDTAVYVEDGGMVRTHRRGPAAEAAALGREAAAETVARGVT from the coding sequence ATGAGTCGCGCGGCGCCCTCGGTGCTGCGCGTGGCCACGCGCGGGACGCCCCTGGCGCGCGCCCAAACCGGCCTGGTGATCGACGCGCTGCGGCGCGTTCATCCGCAGGTCCAGTGCGAGCCAGTCGTTGTGCGCACCGCGGGCGACGCCGACACCGCGCGGCCGATCACCGCCCTTGGCGAGCGCGGCGTGTTTACCAAGGCGTTGCAGGACGCCCTGCTCGAGGGCCGCGCGGATCTCGCCGTGCACAGCTACAAGGACCTGCCCACCGAGCCCGCGCCCGGACTCGCAATCGCCGCCGTGCCGACGCGTGGGGACCCGCGCGAGGCGCTCGTGGCTGGCCCCGTGCGCTCGCTGACCGACCTTGCGCCCGGCGCGACCCTCGGCACCGGCAGCCCCCGGCGCGGCGCCCAGGCGCTGCGCCGGCGCCCCGACTTGAACATCGTGCCGCTGCGCGGCAGCGTGGGAACGCGCGTGGCCGCTCAGCGGGAGGGACGCATTCACGCCACGATCATGGCCGTGGCCGGGTTGCGGCGCGCCGGTCTGGATGCGGCGATCTCCGCCGTGCTCGAACCGCCGGACTTTCTGCCGGCGCCTGCCCAGGCCGCCTTGGCCGTGGAGGCGCCGGCCGACCGCCCCGAAGTCCTCGCGCTCGTTGCCCAGATCGAAGACGCTGCGACACGCGCCGCCACCACCGCTGAGCGCACGTTCCTGCACGATCTTCAGGGCGGCTGCTCGTTGCCGGCGGCGGCTCTTGCCGCCGTGAATGGTGACGAACTGGTACTCGATACCGCCGTCTACGTCGAGGACGGCGGCATGGTGCGCACCCACCGGCGAGGTCCCGCCGCCGAGGCGGCGGCGCTGGGCCGCGAGGCGGCGGCCGAGACCGTGGCGCGAGGTGTCACGTGA
- the sat gene encoding sulfate adenylyltransferase, with translation MSAVAAPPALRLGERHLGDVEMLRVGGYAPLTGFMTRADYTRVVDEMRLADGAPWSMPITLAVDDETAAAVAEGDAVALLDHSDRVVGHLEVREKFGYDKRREAQEVYRTTDEAHPGVAALYAQGDTLLGGPVRHAAEGPTGPFPDYRLTPAELKAEFTARGWRTVVGFQTRNPVHRAHEYIQKAALETVDGLLLHPLVGETKGDDVPADVRMRCYHVLLEKYYPRDRTILAVLPAAMRYAGPREAIFHALMRRNYGCTHFIVGRDHAGVGNYYGSYDAQHIFAEFDPNELGITPLFFEHAFWCRACNGMATTKTCPHEPSTRTFLSGTAVRDMLRANQALPVEFTRPEVAHELVAAYRRD, from the coding sequence ATGAGCGCCGTCGCCGCGCCCCCGGCCCTGCGCCTGGGCGAGCGCCACCTCGGCGACGTCGAGATGCTGCGCGTCGGTGGCTATGCCCCGCTGACCGGCTTCATGACGCGCGCCGACTACACGCGCGTGGTCGATGAGATGCGCCTCGCCGACGGCGCGCCGTGGTCCATGCCGATCACGTTGGCGGTCGACGACGAGACGGCAGCGGCCGTTGCCGAAGGCGACGCCGTGGCGCTGCTCGACCACTCCGACCGCGTCGTTGGGCATCTCGAAGTGCGAGAAAAATTCGGCTACGACAAGCGGCGTGAGGCCCAAGAGGTCTACCGCACCACCGACGAGGCTCACCCCGGCGTCGCGGCGCTGTACGCCCAAGGCGACACCCTGCTGGGCGGTCCGGTGCGCCATGCCGCCGAGGGGCCCACGGGTCCGTTCCCCGACTACCGGCTCACGCCCGCCGAGCTAAAGGCCGAGTTCACGGCGCGCGGCTGGCGCACCGTCGTCGGGTTCCAGACGCGCAATCCGGTCCACCGCGCGCACGAATACATCCAGAAGGCGGCCCTTGAAACCGTGGACGGGCTGCTGCTCCACCCGCTGGTCGGCGAGACCAAAGGCGACGACGTGCCCGCGGACGTGCGCATGCGCTGCTATCACGTGCTGCTGGAGAAGTACTACCCTCGCGATCGCACCATTCTGGCCGTGTTGCCGGCGGCCATGCGCTATGCCGGCCCGCGCGAGGCGATATTTCACGCGCTCATGCGCCGCAACTACGGCTGCACCCACTTCATCGTGGGGCGCGACCACGCCGGCGTCGGCAACTACTACGGCAGCTACGATGCACAGCACATCTTCGCGGAGTTCGACCCCAACGAGCTTGGCATCACGCCGCTGTTCTTCGAGCACGCGTTCTGGTGCCGCGCGTGCAACGGCATGGCCACCACGAAGACGTGTCCGCACGAGCCGTCCACGCGCACGTTCCTCAGCGGCACCGCCGTGCGGGACATGCTGCGGGCGAATCAGGCGCTGCCGGTCGAATTCACCCGCCCCGAGGTGGCGCATGAGCTGGTGGCGGCCTACCGCCGCGACTAG
- a CDS encoding GAF domain-containing protein, giving the protein MVDAKSLALWLADREGGRVTAPPHELARLALHLGVSLEFRQHLNAAGAEAASHEGSAAVLAATAIRRLGHAATDYLARLDASQRLHAAERLEELQALVVEALLQGHSSVVALSSSPTKRERQLTETIEGLDRINAAINSSLELEEVLRLTVESVGEVLDAPEVTIYLYDPAIDRLILRGTRSFNPEAVGQLTLSIGEGIVGEAAKIGRPVPVRDVWSDPRFKYVPGLGEERLRSFLAVPIVLFTVNRLIGVLNVTSTEFRDFAREEIRFAEITAGHIAIAVENARLHGETDDALHGKVEQLTSVQNLARTLASNLELQSVLAQIARQAAELTGMEKAAIWRVTDDELRIITSFNLGREYAQHRLALGEGAVGRAVQTRAPVVVPDSMNSDLLQAPPDLVRREGYRAMFSVPLITGDDVLGAVSLYSLQPGEISQEQVDLAFTFGNHAAIAMENARLFEEARSSLESQSLLLQELHHRVKNNMQTIKSLLEMQARRAQTDEAAELLKLSAGRIAGMAQVHDLLSRQNIGLASVGEIVEAMVTLMRADLAVSGRSVEIQVEAEPAQITSDKASVFALVVNELLWNALQHGLEGRSSGQIQVTAEVDGPTLIVTVADNGRGLPSGFDLESDLGLGLSIVRNLSERNLEGSVAIAARDDGPGAVATLRFAP; this is encoded by the coding sequence ATGGTTGACGCCAAGAGCTTGGCCCTGTGGCTTGCCGACCGCGAAGGCGGACGCGTCACCGCGCCGCCCCACGAGCTGGCGCGCCTGGCGCTGCACCTGGGCGTCTCCCTGGAGTTCCGCCAGCACCTGAACGCCGCAGGGGCGGAAGCCGCGAGTCACGAAGGCTCGGCGGCGGTGCTGGCCGCGACCGCGATTCGACGGCTGGGGCACGCCGCGACCGACTACCTGGCCCGTCTGGACGCCTCGCAGCGGCTGCACGCCGCCGAGCGCCTGGAGGAGCTGCAGGCGCTGGTCGTCGAAGCCCTCCTGCAGGGCCACAGCTCCGTGGTGGCCCTCAGCTCGAGTCCCACCAAGCGCGAGCGGCAACTCACCGAGACCATCGAGGGCCTGGACCGCATCAATGCGGCCATCAATTCGTCACTCGAGCTGGAAGAGGTGCTGCGACTGACCGTCGAGTCGGTGGGCGAAGTGCTGGACGCGCCAGAGGTCACGATCTATCTCTACGACCCGGCCATCGATCGCTTGATCCTGCGGGGCACGCGCTCGTTCAACCCCGAGGCGGTGGGTCAGCTCACGCTGAGCATCGGCGAGGGCATCGTGGGCGAGGCCGCCAAGATCGGCCGTCCGGTGCCGGTGCGCGACGTGTGGTCGGACCCGCGTTTCAAATACGTGCCCGGCTTGGGCGAAGAGCGGCTGCGCAGCTTTCTGGCCGTGCCCATCGTGTTGTTCACCGTCAACCGGCTGATCGGCGTGCTCAACGTCACATCCACGGAGTTTCGCGATTTCGCCCGGGAGGAGATTCGCTTCGCCGAGATCACCGCGGGCCATATCGCCATCGCGGTGGAGAACGCGCGCCTGCACGGCGAAACCGACGACGCGCTGCATGGCAAGGTCGAGCAGCTCACGTCGGTGCAAAACCTGGCGCGCACGCTGGCGTCCAACCTGGAGCTCCAGTCGGTGCTGGCCCAGATCGCCCGCCAGGCCGCCGAGCTGACGGGGATGGAGAAGGCGGCCATCTGGCGCGTGACGGACGACGAGCTCCGCATCATCACCTCGTTCAATCTGGGGCGGGAGTACGCGCAGCACCGGCTGGCGCTGGGCGAGGGCGCGGTGGGCCGGGCGGTGCAGACGCGCGCGCCGGTGGTGGTGCCCGACTCGATGAACAGCGACCTGCTGCAAGCGCCGCCCGACCTCGTGCGCCGGGAGGGCTACCGCGCCATGTTCTCGGTGCCTCTCATCACCGGCGACGACGTGCTGGGGGCGGTGAGTCTCTACAGCCTGCAGCCCGGCGAGATCAGCCAGGAGCAGGTGGACCTGGCGTTCACCTTCGGCAATCACGCGGCGATCGCCATGGAAAACGCGCGCCTGTTCGAGGAGGCCCGCAGCAGCCTGGAGAGCCAATCGCTGCTGCTGCAAGAGCTCCACCATCGCGTGAAGAACAACATGCAGACCATCAAGTCGCTGCTGGAAATGCAGGCGCGGCGCGCGCAAACGGACGAGGCGGCGGAGCTGTTGAAGCTCAGCGCCGGCCGCATCGCGGGCATGGCGCAGGTGCACGACCTGCTGTCCCGCCAGAACATCGGGCTGGCGTCGGTGGGCGAGATCGTCGAGGCCATGGTGACGCTGATGCGCGCCGACCTTGCGGTGAGCGGTCGCTCGGTGGAAATCCAGGTCGAGGCCGAACCGGCGCAGATCACCTCGGACAAGGCGTCGGTCTTCGCCCTGGTCGTCAACGAGTTGCTGTGGAACGCCCTTCAGCATGGATTGGAAGGGCGCTCGTCCGGGCAGATTCAGGTGACGGCGGAGGTCGACGGCCCGACGCTGATCGTGACGGTGGCCGATAACGGCCGCGGATTGCCGTCGGGCTTCGATCTCGAATCCGATCTCGGGCTGGGCCTGTCCATCGTGCGCAATCTGTCGGAGCGCAACCTGGAGGGCTCGGTGGCCATCGCGGCGCGCGACGACGGACCCGGGGCGGTGGCGACGCTGAGGTTCGCGCCCTAG
- a CDS encoding uroporphyrinogen-III synthase, which translates to MSRQPRVVVTRPQDASDELIDRLEELGFEVVHVPAIEIGPPRSYQALDRLVADPTQAAWLLFTSRNAVRYFVQRSRRLRRPRAVPDGVNVAVVGPATQAACDRAGIDVDLKSKGRTGHDLAQEVMSRAAPGAAVVVVQAEDGRPDATELLALAGYQARSVAAYRTRNARVPPSVAQAIKDGAVDALAFASPSSVVSFAIALGGLGKAPATVRIAVIGETTADACRRAGRAPDAVARESSATALADAVADVVQTAGAA; encoded by the coding sequence ATGAGCCGGCAGCCACGCGTCGTGGTGACACGTCCGCAAGACGCCTCCGACGAATTGATCGACCGGCTCGAGGAGTTGGGATTCGAAGTCGTGCATGTCCCGGCGATCGAAATCGGTCCGCCGCGCAGCTACCAGGCGCTCGATCGACTGGTTGCCGATCCCACGCAGGCCGCTTGGCTGCTCTTCACCAGCCGCAACGCCGTGCGCTATTTCGTCCAGCGCAGCCGGCGGCTGCGGCGGCCCCGGGCCGTGCCGGACGGCGTGAACGTCGCGGTCGTAGGCCCGGCGACGCAGGCCGCGTGCGATCGGGCCGGTATCGACGTGGACCTGAAATCCAAGGGACGCACCGGCCACGATCTGGCCCAGGAGGTCATGTCGCGCGCGGCGCCCGGCGCCGCCGTCGTGGTCGTGCAAGCGGAGGACGGGCGGCCCGACGCGACCGAGCTGCTGGCGCTGGCGGGGTACCAGGCGCGGTCGGTGGCGGCCTACCGCACCCGCAATGCCAGGGTGCCGCCGTCGGTCGCGCAGGCCATCAAGGACGGCGCGGTCGACGCGCTGGCCTTCGCCAGCCCATCGAGCGTGGTGAGTTTCGCCATCGCGCTCGGCGGCCTTGGCAAGGCGCCGGCGACGGTGCGGATCGCGGTCATCGGGGAGACCACGGCGGACGCCTGCCGGCGCGCCGGACGGGCGCCCGACGCGGTGGCGCGGGAGTCCTCCGCGACGGCCCTGGCGGATGCAGTGGCGGATGTCGTGCAAACGGCGGGAGCCGCCTGA